From the Deltaproteobacteria bacterium genome, one window contains:
- a CDS encoding efflux RND transporter periplasmic adaptor subunit, translated as MLSRNVVVYPLLLSVFSLGIGGCHSEPPPMMAMPPPTVTISQPVERAVIDYDEYTGRTAAVEEVEVRARVSGYLIKRNFKEGSEVQKGDLLFLIDPRPFQTVLDSARGHVAQWEAKRARAEADVARNQRLLPKGAASQKDLDNAMADLGEAHAAIQSGQAAVQRAALDLEFTKVTAPISGRISRTFMTEGNLVNADATVLTTIVSLQPMYAYFDVDERSMLRYQQLARSTNNNQREARLSVSLTLANEEGGPQPGTLDFIDNRVDSTTGTIRMRGVFPNTNRTLTPGLFVRIRIPGSDTYQALLVTDRAISTDQGQKHVWVVNEKNVVEYRPVNIGAIQSDGLRVVKAGLKPEEWLVTNGLQRVRPGVTVVPQRGAMPTLEADASAGAATVAATKTPAP; from the coding sequence ATGCTGAGTCGGAACGTTGTTGTTTATCCGTTGCTATTGAGTGTCTTTTCTCTCGGCATTGGCGGGTGTCATTCAGAACCACCGCCGATGATGGCCATGCCACCACCAACGGTGACGATTAGTCAGCCGGTCGAACGAGCGGTGATTGACTACGATGAATACACTGGCCGCACTGCTGCAGTCGAAGAGGTCGAGGTCCGGGCACGAGTCAGCGGTTATCTCATCAAGCGCAATTTCAAAGAAGGCTCTGAGGTGCAAAAAGGTGACCTGTTGTTTCTGATCGATCCACGCCCTTTTCAGACCGTTCTTGATTCGGCCAGAGGCCATGTTGCCCAATGGGAAGCGAAACGGGCACGTGCGGAGGCAGATGTGGCGCGTAACCAACGCTTGCTGCCGAAAGGAGCTGCTAGTCAAAAGGACCTTGACAATGCTATGGCCGATCTTGGTGAAGCCCATGCGGCGATTCAGTCTGGTCAAGCTGCGGTGCAGCGGGCGGCGTTAGACCTTGAGTTTACTAAAGTGACCGCACCTATCAGCGGACGTATCAGTCGGACCTTTATGACCGAAGGCAATTTGGTGAACGCTGATGCGACGGTGCTGACGACCATCGTTTCGTTGCAGCCGATGTATGCCTATTTTGATGTCGATGAGCGTTCGATGTTGCGCTATCAACAGTTGGCCCGCTCGACGAACAACAATCAACGAGAGGCTCGCCTTTCGGTGTCGCTGACACTGGCAAACGAAGAGGGAGGTCCGCAACCGGGAACCCTCGATTTCATTGACAACCGTGTCGATTCAACTACTGGAACTATTCGTATGCGCGGCGTTTTTCCTAATACGAATCGTACTCTTACTCCTGGTTTGTTCGTCCGTATACGCATCCCTGGGAGCGATACCTATCAAGCACTGCTTGTGACGGATCGTGCCATCAGTACCGACCAGGGACAGAAACACGTGTGGGTGGTGAATGAAAAGAATGTCGTGGAATACCGACCTGTCAACATTGGTGCGATCCAAAGCGATGGATTGCGAGTGGTCAAAGCTGGCCTGAAACCAGAAGAGTGGCTCGTGACCAACGGACTGCAACGTGTACGTCCAGGGGTAACGGTGGTACCGCAACGTGGAGCCATGCCCACGCTGGAGGCGGATGCCAGTGCTGGTGCCGCAACGGTGGCAGCGACAAAGACACCGGCTCCGTAG